A genomic segment from Halobacteriovorax sp. DA5 encodes:
- a CDS encoding Na/Pi cotransporter family protein: MKDFQIILAATSSVILFVFGLENFSKEVQNITGEKFRKFLGSATMYPVVGVLIGAIITALIQSSSATSVIAISLVNAGVMSFKNSVGIIFGANVGTTVTAQLVAFKLTAFAPIFIILGFLLSFTRSRYAIFGKTFFYFGFVFFSLNLISSALAPLQSDSRLIEFLTQAHNPLLGVLVGAVITAIVQSSSVTTGLAIIFTQQGLMSLDNAIPILMGSNLGTTVTALISIINMDISAKKTALAHFLFNLGGVLIFLPIIIFWGDRLPLMSNIPAIALANFHLIFNVTTSLIFIVFLNPFSSLIDRMLGEGQMDFERIELGLKEETQFDEIEKNLMVDLEKTFRFVQENYNLVTLSIETNYRGIYEAAKKRIEYMDFLKAELLGFFSKFISKCNNEDEIDRIVNVMAMYEYIFQMHDSVKDIAGVKESMDNNYIELKSDVLMIVREIASTTLSVFENITSEDQKDKDLKKISQEFQRDLEGFGKKVFILMAKPERNDAGAIMHLLTYSQRLKDKLMNYHHLKEGHIAP, from the coding sequence ATGAAGGATTTTCAAATTATCTTGGCCGCGACATCGAGTGTAATACTCTTTGTCTTTGGCCTTGAGAACTTTTCCAAAGAAGTTCAAAATATTACTGGTGAAAAATTTAGAAAATTTCTAGGTAGTGCAACAATGTATCCTGTCGTGGGGGTATTAATTGGTGCCATTATTACTGCCTTAATTCAATCGAGTTCTGCAACCTCTGTCATTGCAATCAGTCTTGTAAACGCTGGGGTCATGTCTTTTAAAAATAGTGTTGGAATTATTTTTGGAGCTAATGTCGGAACGACGGTAACGGCACAGCTTGTAGCGTTTAAATTGACTGCCTTTGCACCGATCTTCATTATTTTGGGATTTCTACTTTCATTTACGAGATCACGTTACGCTATTTTTGGTAAAACATTCTTTTACTTTGGTTTTGTATTCTTTAGTTTAAATTTGATTTCTTCTGCACTTGCTCCACTTCAATCAGATTCTCGATTAATCGAGTTTTTAACACAGGCCCATAATCCTTTACTTGGAGTATTGGTAGGGGCCGTTATTACGGCAATTGTTCAATCTAGTTCGGTGACAACTGGTTTGGCAATCATCTTCACTCAGCAAGGTTTGATGAGTCTCGATAATGCGATTCCCATTTTAATGGGTTCAAATCTAGGAACAACTGTTACTGCGCTTATTTCAATTATCAATATGGATATTTCTGCAAAAAAGACGGCCCTGGCGCACTTCCTTTTCAATTTAGGGGGCGTCTTAATCTTTCTTCCGATTATTATCTTTTGGGGAGATCGATTGCCATTAATGTCAAATATACCAGCTATTGCTCTTGCAAATTTTCATTTAATTTTCAATGTGACGACGAGCTTAATCTTTATTGTCTTCTTAAATCCTTTTTCGAGTCTTATTGATCGTATGTTAGGAGAAGGGCAAATGGACTTTGAACGTATTGAGCTGGGATTAAAAGAAGAAACACAATTTGATGAAATTGAAAAAAATCTGATGGTGGATCTTGAAAAAACTTTTCGATTTGTTCAAGAAAATTACAATTTAGTAACATTGAGTATCGAAACAAATTATCGAGGAATCTATGAAGCCGCAAAGAAGCGTATCGAGTATATGGACTTTCTTAAAGCAGAACTTTTAGGATTCTTTTCTAAGTTTATTTCAAAATGTAACAATGAAGACGAGATTGATCGTATTGTGAATGTAATGGCAATGTATGAGTATATCTTCCAAATGCATGACTCAGTTAAAGATATTGCAGGTGTAAAAGAGTCTATGGACAATAATTATATTGAGCTTAAAAGTGATGTGCTTATGATTGTCCGAGAAATAGCAAGTACGACACTTTCTGTTTTTGAGAATATCACTAGTGAAGACCAAAAGGATAAAGATTTAAAGAAGATCTCACAAGAGTTTCAAAGAGATCTTGAGGGTTTTGGAAAGAAGGTTTTTATTTTAATGGCCAAACCGGAACGTAATGATGCTGGCGCAATTATGCATCTTTTAACTTATTCTCAGCGTCTTAAAGATAAGTTAATGAATTATCATCATCTTAAAGAAGGACATATTGCTCCATGA
- a CDS encoding PAS domain-containing protein — protein MSKERESNFDFDELFFSRTDKRGVIASGNSVFQRVSQYEWEEMLGKPHKVVRHPEMPRGVFSLLWDTIAKDKMIGAYVNNQAKDGSNYWVYALVSPIDDGYLSVRLKPSSHFFEIVKEKYIELTLLEKRKKLTPAQSQEKLLEIIGELGFESYENFMIEALMQELESRQKALGEEPIEELNLLRKALKSGSFLQEQSEGIFEEYQKTSLVPMNLELQAAKIGEDAASIATISTQYDNLAKEIQEEINKFMVSGKLVQDKVKDCQFFVCNSILQREIYSFFEKETKPSPIQKENEMRILAHLQNQQNMNAKSSLIDIQKEFSEFKRVCNDVKKLSIGLEMVSISGKIEAAKLNRNSGELSSLLDQLTNFKDSLKQSLKEINDIGSDLVHQVSRMNESLASQNN, from the coding sequence ATGTCGAAGGAGAGAGAGAGTAACTTCGATTTTGATGAACTATTCTTTTCCAGGACCGATAAGCGAGGAGTTATCGCGTCTGGAAATTCAGTATTTCAACGAGTCAGTCAGTACGAGTGGGAGGAAATGCTTGGCAAGCCCCACAAGGTTGTAAGACATCCAGAGATGCCCCGAGGGGTTTTCTCACTTCTTTGGGACACTATTGCCAAAGATAAGATGATCGGCGCCTACGTAAACAATCAGGCCAAGGATGGAAGTAATTATTGGGTCTATGCCCTCGTCTCACCTATTGACGATGGCTATCTATCAGTAAGACTAAAGCCTAGTAGTCATTTCTTTGAGATCGTAAAAGAGAAGTACATTGAGCTAACTCTACTAGAGAAGCGCAAGAAGCTTACACCAGCACAATCTCAGGAGAAGCTTCTTGAAATTATTGGCGAATTAGGGTTTGAGTCTTACGAAAACTTTATGATTGAGGCGCTTATGCAAGAGCTTGAATCGAGACAGAAAGCACTTGGAGAAGAACCAATTGAGGAACTGAATCTTTTACGCAAGGCCTTAAAGTCAGGATCGTTTTTACAAGAGCAGTCAGAAGGTATTTTTGAGGAGTATCAAAAGACTTCGCTTGTCCCTATGAACTTAGAACTTCAGGCGGCAAAGATTGGAGAAGATGCAGCTTCGATCGCAACTATCTCAACACAATACGATAATCTTGCAAAAGAGATTCAAGAGGAAATTAATAAGTTTATGGTTTCGGGAAAGCTCGTTCAAGACAAAGTTAAAGACTGCCAGTTCTTCGTTTGTAACTCAATTTTGCAAAGAGAAATTTACAGCTTCTTTGAAAAGGAGACTAAACCCTCGCCTATTCAAAAAGAAAACGAAATGAGAATCTTAGCACACTTACAAAATCAACAGAATATGAACGCTAAATCGAGCCTAATTGATATTCAAAAAGAATTTAGTGAATTCAAAAGAGTCTGTAATGATGTGAAGAAGCTATCAATTGGACTAGAGATGGTAAGCATAAGTGGTAAGATTGAAGCGGCAAAGTTAAACCGAAATTCAGGAGAACTTTCAAGTCTACTCGATCAACTAACAAATTTTAAAGACTCACTCAAGCAATCACTAAAAGAGATAAACGATATCGGAAGCGATCTAGTTCATCAGGTGTCTCGCATGAATGAGTCCTTAGCTAGTCAAAATAATTAA
- a CDS encoding pirin family protein: MTNVLHRADSRGHAEHGWLKSNHTFSFADYYDPERIHFGALRVINDDVVAPGKGFGTHPHRNMEIISVPLKGSLHHKDTIGNDFIIKKGEIQVMSAGSGISHSEYNNSDREEVHFLQIWVLPKEHNITPTYSQKYFKESDRRGEFQLIVSPDGRSNSVSINQNAFFSLASLEEGQNLTYKKFMESNGVYIFVISGEVRVNDLTLSARDGLGIDPGNNIGIRSFNDSEFLVMEVPMDVEKYN; encoded by the coding sequence ATGACAAACGTACTTCATCGTGCTGATTCACGTGGTCATGCAGAACACGGTTGGCTTAAAAGCAATCATACTTTTAGTTTTGCCGATTACTATGATCCTGAAAGAATCCATTTTGGAGCGCTAAGGGTTATTAATGATGATGTTGTTGCACCTGGAAAAGGCTTTGGAACTCATCCTCACCGTAATATGGAAATTATCTCAGTGCCTTTAAAAGGCTCCCTTCATCATAAAGATACTATTGGAAATGACTTTATCATTAAGAAAGGTGAGATACAGGTTATGTCGGCCGGTTCAGGAATTTCTCATAGCGAGTATAATAACTCTGACAGGGAAGAAGTACACTTCCTACAAATTTGGGTATTGCCTAAAGAGCATAATATAACACCCACTTATTCTCAAAAGTACTTCAAAGAATCAGATCGTAGAGGAGAGTTTCAATTAATTGTCTCTCCTGATGGCCGAAGTAATTCAGTTAGTATTAATCAAAATGCTTTTTTCTCATTAGCTAGTTTAGAGGAAGGTCAAAACTTAACCTATAAAAAGTTTATGGAATCAAATGGTGTTTATATTTTTGTGATTAGTGGTGAAGTTAGAGTAAATGATCTAACTCTTTCTGCTCGAGATGGACTTGGTATCGATCCAGGTAATAATATTGGGATAAGGTCATTTAATGACTCAGAATTTCTTGTTATGGAAGTTCCAATGGATGTGGAAAAATATAACTGA
- a CDS encoding LysR family transcriptional regulator, giving the protein MDLNLLKIFEKVAEVGSLTKASTVLGHPKSKISRDLVKLEDELEQTLLIRGPRGIVLTEKGLSLLQLIRTPLESLDASVLKIKNQTNEMKGLIKITAPEDLSQLILTDIVCEFMDKYPGIRIELYSTNILMDFKEHKLDMALRIGKLKDSSLIQKKVCDIEVGLVASAQYLKTSTKVNEVNDLQKHPVAILTDLYGNPLNKSCFKEVVPQFASNSFPILKDYVAKNKGPAMIPSFYCKRELVENSFIKVLPDLKYLARTLFLLSKPSKHTPKHVRIFKDYLYENLKRSLES; this is encoded by the coding sequence ATGGATCTAAATTTACTTAAGATATTTGAAAAAGTTGCAGAAGTTGGAAGTTTAACAAAGGCGTCAACAGTACTAGGACACCCCAAGTCTAAAATAAGTCGTGATCTCGTTAAGTTAGAGGATGAACTTGAACAGACTTTATTAATTCGCGGGCCAAGAGGAATTGTGCTTACAGAAAAAGGCTTAAGTCTTTTACAATTAATAAGAACACCACTTGAGTCATTAGATGCTTCCGTTTTAAAAATTAAAAATCAAACTAATGAAATGAAAGGACTCATAAAAATCACAGCGCCAGAAGACCTTTCCCAACTCATACTTACAGATATCGTCTGCGAATTTATGGATAAGTATCCAGGAATAAGAATTGAGTTGTACTCCACTAATATACTCATGGATTTCAAAGAACATAAACTTGATATGGCCCTTCGAATTGGAAAACTGAAGGATTCATCGTTAATACAAAAGAAAGTATGTGATATTGAAGTCGGACTCGTTGCCTCAGCACAATATTTAAAAACTTCGACAAAGGTTAATGAAGTAAATGATCTTCAAAAACATCCTGTAGCAATTTTAACTGATCTTTATGGTAATCCTTTAAATAAGTCATGTTTTAAAGAGGTTGTTCCACAATTTGCTAGTAACTCATTCCCTATATTAAAAGATTACGTTGCAAAGAATAAAGGCCCAGCGATGATTCCTAGTTTCTATTGTAAGAGGGAGCTTGTGGAAAATAGCTTCATCAAAGTTTTACCAGATTTAAAGTACCTTGCAAGAACTCTATTTCTACTATCTAAGCCTTCAAAGCATACGCCAAAGCATGTAAGAATATTTAAAGACTATCTTTATGAGAATCTAAAGCGTAGCTTAGAGAGCTAA
- a CDS encoding YceI family protein: MKAKFIILGLILTSFTAMADNIDLARSSFVWKGTKITGDFHSGPIKMKSASLDNGRGSFVADMSSIDDTTLKGEWKSKFLSHIKSSDFFDVEKYPTAKLKIDKIDNGHLYGKLTIKGKTNAVTVPVTKKGKVYSGVLAFDRTEFDMVYGSGSFFKNLGDKVISDTVTLTFKVVTK; this comes from the coding sequence ATGAAAGCTAAATTTATAATTCTAGGACTAATTTTAACTTCTTTTACGGCAATGGCCGATAATATTGACTTAGCTAGAAGCTCTTTTGTGTGGAAAGGAACAAAGATCACAGGTGATTTTCACTCTGGCCCAATTAAAATGAAAAGTGCAAGTTTAGATAATGGAAGAGGTTCTTTTGTCGCAGATATGAGTTCAATTGACGATACAACTCTTAAAGGGGAATGGAAGTCTAAGTTCTTATCGCATATTAAGAGTAGTGATTTCTTTGATGTTGAAAAGTATCCAACAGCAAAGTTGAAGATTGATAAAATTGATAATGGCCATTTATACGGGAAGTTAACAATAAAAGGTAAGACTAATGCCGTTACAGTTCCTGTAACTAAAAAAGGTAAGGTTTACTCTGGTGTATTAGCTTTTGATCGTACAGAGTTTGATATGGTCTATGGTTCTGGAAGTTTTTTTAAGAACCTTGGTGATAAGGTAATTTCAGATACAGTAACTCTCACATTTAAAGTCGTAACAAAGTAA
- a CDS encoding SDR family oxidoreductase, which translates to MIALTGASGQLGQLVIKALLDEGVKANEIVAIARSTDKLSDYEKQGVQVRFGDYEKPDTLDKALAGVDKLLLISASEVGKRLPQHKNVIEAVKRSSVKHLTYTSILHADKSPLGLAKEHVETEQLINELNIATTILRNGWYSENYTMGLPNIIEHSTVIGCAGDGKLSTAAREDYALAAAKVLTSEGHSGKVYELAGDEAFTLSEFAEVVGKEFEREIKYQNLSEVEFKSALMQAGLPEGFAQLLADSEKGASNGGLFDNQRQLSKLIRRPTTTISKSIRDFKESYQS; encoded by the coding sequence ATGATTGCATTAACAGGAGCATCTGGACAACTCGGCCAGTTAGTAATTAAGGCGTTATTAGATGAAGGTGTTAAGGCCAATGAGATTGTTGCAATTGCAAGATCGACAGATAAGTTAAGTGATTATGAAAAACAAGGTGTACAAGTAAGATTTGGGGATTATGAAAAACCAGATACTCTTGATAAGGCACTCGCAGGAGTTGATAAATTACTATTAATATCAGCTAGTGAAGTAGGGAAGCGATTACCTCAACATAAGAATGTAATTGAAGCAGTAAAAAGATCTTCAGTTAAGCATCTTACTTATACAAGTATACTCCACGCTGATAAGTCGCCTTTGGGACTTGCAAAGGAGCATGTTGAAACTGAACAACTTATTAATGAGCTCAATATTGCAACAACTATTCTTCGTAATGGTTGGTATTCTGAAAACTATACAATGGGCCTACCTAATATCATTGAGCACTCTACTGTAATCGGTTGTGCTGGAGATGGAAAACTATCAACTGCTGCACGAGAGGACTATGCTTTAGCGGCAGCAAAGGTATTAACGAGTGAAGGACATTCTGGAAAGGTTTATGAGCTAGCAGGAGATGAGGCCTTTACACTTTCTGAATTTGCAGAGGTCGTAGGAAAAGAATTTGAGCGTGAGATTAAATATCAAAATTTAAGTGAAGTAGAGTTTAAGTCCGCTCTAATGCAGGCCGGACTACCTGAAGGTTTTGCACAGCTCTTGGCCGACTCTGAAAAAGGTGCATCCAATGGAGGCTTATTTGATAATCAAAGACAATTATCAAAGCTCATTCGACGCCCAACGACAACAATCTCAAAATCAATTAGAGATTTTAAAGAAAGTTATCAGTCTTAA
- a CDS encoding transglutaminase-like domain-containing protein — MKKFFFLGLLLSFNTQADFSIGYQGSGVEVNKRKYETRPLIQTDEFNTKSYWTDTVRRTAVVKSIVGCLRENCAYFNEMDMSDIFKESVAQFGKEEGEMYFTNVVAGLIIGSPEVRRDNIYSSAKLLLSFNQKIYLAHILGTIMNNHYDFQRDKEGVVTTEDLFQAIREGSKAGVCRDIAVAQANVLKKLNIDDVYVVAYNTRDVGHATVVVQDPGNKDRIINFNYGETRINESQSAQGLAQDTTLADFGINYRIFNADGEPVDRVPSEVGYLLNQAVGLDVEMIAPGVEFDNIDVISMNYENGAIHAKSYYAESSSGLTASGVAATLKNQGNRIKFDAGIAIQREQKKLEHRDFIKDSTSIYFGMDARLKSGKVDLGILRNVYADVKSHVSITVGNGKIKADNFQTEGDFSDSQNMFSSSLYADSDYLGFDWKGIVTAHASIMKADVREEGKYTMAVIGGTIKNEIKKQIMKEYGVGIQNIIYIRQEGATADYSITLYSEDGRHSFEIGMKAPLYGRTGFWVKGNQKSTYISAQTKVLKDSLSLGIKYIKKDNQEATYKFEGEYIF, encoded by the coding sequence ATGAAGAAATTCTTTTTTCTAGGCTTACTATTATCTTTTAATACTCAAGCAGATTTTAGCATTGGCTATCAAGGCTCGGGTGTTGAAGTAAATAAACGAAAGTATGAGACGAGACCGCTCATTCAAACAGACGAATTCAATACCAAATCGTACTGGACCGATACCGTGCGAAGAACAGCTGTTGTAAAATCCATCGTAGGCTGCCTTAGAGAAAACTGTGCCTATTTTAATGAAATGGACATGTCAGATATCTTTAAAGAGTCTGTGGCACAATTTGGTAAAGAAGAAGGTGAAATGTACTTTACCAATGTAGTTGCCGGATTAATTATTGGCTCTCCTGAGGTAAGAAGGGATAATATCTATTCTTCAGCAAAGCTACTTTTAAGCTTCAACCAAAAGATCTACCTCGCCCATATCCTTGGTACCATTATGAACAATCACTACGATTTTCAACGTGATAAGGAAGGTGTTGTAACCACTGAAGATCTTTTCCAAGCAATTAGAGAAGGAAGCAAAGCGGGAGTTTGTCGTGACATTGCGGTAGCTCAAGCAAATGTTCTTAAAAAGCTTAATATAGATGACGTCTATGTTGTTGCATATAATACAAGAGATGTTGGTCACGCTACTGTTGTCGTACAAGACCCTGGTAATAAAGATCGTATTATCAATTTTAATTACGGTGAAACAAGAATCAACGAAAGCCAAAGTGCTCAGGGGTTAGCACAAGATACAACCCTAGCAGATTTTGGAATAAATTATAGAATCTTTAACGCTGATGGTGAGCCTGTTGATCGTGTACCAAGTGAAGTTGGTTACCTATTAAATCAAGCAGTAGGTCTGGACGTTGAAATGATTGCCCCAGGTGTAGAGTTTGATAATATCGATGTTATCTCAATGAATTATGAGAATGGCGCAATTCATGCAAAAAGCTACTATGCTGAATCATCAAGCGGCTTAACAGCATCTGGTGTTGCTGCAACGTTAAAAAACCAAGGTAATCGAATTAAGTTTGATGCGGGAATTGCTATTCAAAGAGAACAGAAGAAACTTGAACACAGAGATTTTATAAAGGATAGTACGAGTATTTATTTTGGAATGGATGCTCGCCTTAAGTCAGGAAAAGTAGACTTAGGAATTCTTCGAAATGTTTATGCTGACGTAAAGTCCCACGTTAGTATCACTGTGGGGAATGGAAAGATAAAAGCAGATAATTTCCAAACAGAAGGTGATTTTAGTGACAGTCAAAATATGTTCTCATCTTCACTTTATGCCGATTCAGACTATCTGGGATTTGATTGGAAAGGAATTGTTACGGCCCATGCTTCAATTATGAAAGCAGATGTTAGAGAAGAAGGTAAATACACGATGGCCGTAATTGGTGGAACAATTAAAAACGAAATCAAAAAACAAATTATGAAAGAGTATGGAGTTGGAATTCAAAATATTATCTATATTCGACAAGAAGGTGCAACTGCAGACTATAGTATTACACTATACTCAGAGGATGGACGCCACTCTTTTGAAATAGGAATGAAAGCTCCTCTATATGGTCGAACAGGATTTTGGGTAAAAGGAAATCAAAAATCGACATACATTTCTGCTCAAACAAAAGTTTTAAAAGATAGTTTAAGTTTAGGTATTAAATATATAAAAAAGGATAATCAAGAAGCGACTTACAAATTTGAAGGTGAATACATTTTTTAA
- a CDS encoding GNAT family N-acetyltransferase, protein MKYNEKFFEKFEHLGEKYVIRSVSENDQEKLIEAFKMASHRTLNSRFLAAKKSLSKKDLELFTCPDYINHVALTVMQESEDGEKPVGSTRFYRDSDNSPTAEFAVTVIDKYHRKGFGGILIDHLIKAAKERDIKEIYGTASTGNHAVLGLLKSRGDVVVETETMGIVNIRLKL, encoded by the coding sequence GTGAAGTATAACGAAAAGTTCTTTGAAAAATTTGAGCATCTTGGTGAAAAGTACGTCATTAGAAGTGTCAGTGAAAATGATCAAGAGAAGTTGATTGAAGCATTTAAAATGGCCTCTCACCGAACACTTAATAGTCGTTTTCTTGCGGCCAAGAAAAGCTTATCTAAGAAGGACTTAGAGCTATTTACTTGCCCTGATTATATTAATCACGTTGCCTTGACTGTAATGCAGGAAAGTGAGGACGGCGAAAAGCCTGTAGGTTCTACAAGATTTTATCGTGACTCGGATAATTCTCCGACGGCCGAGTTTGCCGTAACAGTAATAGATAAGTATCACCGAAAAGGCTTTGGTGGGATCTTGATAGATCATTTAATCAAGGCAGCTAAAGAGCGTGATATAAAAGAAATATATGGAACTGCTAGCACTGGAAATCATGCTGTGCTTGGACTGCTAAAGAGTCGCGGTGACGTTGTCGTTGAAACTGAAACAATGGGAATTGTGAATATTAGATTAAAGCTATAA
- a CDS encoding AMP-binding protein: MNRVWLDNYPKNAATEINPDQYNNIVEMIDETCGKFSTRKAFINMNASMTYSEVKEKSEAFANYLINDLKLKKGDVIMIQMPNLLQYPVALFGAFKAGLIVVNTNPLYTTREVKKVLEDSGAKAIVICTNFVANLEEAIEGSQIEHIITTEIGDFFPLVKRKLTNFVIKHVKKMIPTYKGSYLTLNEAIEKGQGLSVTYPTVEREDTALFQYTGGTTGKTKAAILTHRNIIANMLQMDVWIKAGLGTEPANILAPLPIYHVFTLSVNIFGFFKMGMTNVLVTNPRDLNSLIKDVYTHKPKVLIVVNTLLQALLANENFRKQNLSFIEFSVAGGMALKPAVKQDWEKITKTRVIEGYGLTEASPVVSCNPTDGTDEIGSIGLPLPSTDIKIIDADENELGFNEEGELCVKGPQVMKGYWNQPEETSKTFTKDGWLKTGDYATVDEKGFLRILDRKKDMIVVSGFNVYPNEVEGVLLELDGVQDVAAIGIESEKSGQVVKVFIVKSKANLTEEDIKAYAKKNLAGYKVPKQIAFVDDLPKNNVGKVLRRELR, encoded by the coding sequence ATGAATAGAGTATGGTTGGATAATTATCCAAAGAACGCCGCCACAGAAATTAACCCTGATCAATATAATAATATTGTTGAAATGATTGATGAAACTTGTGGAAAGTTTTCGACGAGAAAAGCTTTTATCAATATGAATGCAAGCATGACTTATAGTGAAGTCAAAGAGAAGTCAGAAGCCTTTGCTAATTACCTTATCAATGATTTGAAACTTAAAAAAGGTGATGTCATCATGATTCAGATGCCAAACCTTCTGCAATACCCGGTTGCTCTTTTTGGTGCTTTTAAAGCAGGGCTAATTGTTGTTAATACAAACCCTCTCTACACTACCAGAGAAGTAAAAAAGGTACTTGAAGATAGTGGGGCAAAAGCAATTGTTATCTGTACAAACTTTGTTGCTAATCTTGAAGAGGCCATTGAAGGAAGTCAGATCGAGCATATTATTACGACAGAAATTGGTGATTTTTTTCCATTAGTAAAAAGGAAGCTAACAAATTTTGTTATTAAGCATGTAAAGAAAATGATTCCTACTTATAAAGGTAGTTACTTAACTCTTAATGAAGCAATTGAAAAAGGACAAGGACTGAGTGTAACTTATCCAACAGTGGAAAGAGAGGATACTGCGCTCTTTCAATATACTGGTGGAACAACGGGGAAAACAAAAGCGGCTATCCTAACTCACCGAAATATTATTGCGAATATGCTACAAATGGATGTTTGGATTAAGGCAGGACTTGGAACAGAGCCAGCAAATATCCTCGCTCCACTACCTATCTATCATGTCTTTACTTTATCAGTTAATATCTTTGGTTTCTTTAAGATGGGGATGACTAACGTTCTTGTAACAAATCCTCGTGATTTAAATTCACTTATCAAAGATGTGTATACACACAAGCCGAAAGTTCTAATTGTTGTCAACACTCTACTGCAAGCGCTACTTGCAAATGAAAATTTCAGAAAACAGAATTTGAGCTTTATTGAGTTTAGTGTTGCAGGTGGAATGGCCCTTAAGCCAGCTGTTAAGCAAGACTGGGAGAAAATTACAAAGACAAGAGTTATTGAAGGATATGGCCTTACTGAAGCATCTCCTGTTGTCAGTTGTAACCCAACAGATGGGACGGATGAAATAGGTTCTATTGGGCTTCCTCTTCCTTCAACTGATATTAAAATCATTGATGCTGATGAGAATGAGTTAGGCTTTAATGAAGAAGGAGAGCTTTGTGTAAAAGGGCCTCAGGTTATGAAAGGGTATTGGAATCAACCAGAGGAAACAAGTAAGACCTTTACTAAAGATGGTTGGCTTAAAACAGGAGACTATGCCACGGTTGATGAAAAAGGTTTCCTAAGAATTTTAGATCGTAAGAAAGACATGATTGTTGTTTCTGGATTTAATGTTTATCCGAATGAAGTTGAAGGAGTTTTATTAGAGCTAGATGGTGTACAGGATGTTGCTGCTATTGGAATTGAAAGTGAAAAGTCAGGACAAGTTGTAAAAGTCTTTATTGTTAAATCAAAAGCAAATTTAACAGAAGAAGATATTAAGGCTTATGCGAAGAAAAATCTTGCTGGCTATAAAGTTCCAAAGCAAATTGCTTTTGTGGACGATTTACCGAAGAATAATGTTGGAAAAGTTCTTCGCCGAGAGCTTCGCTAA
- the ygiD gene encoding 4,5-DOPA dioxygenase extradiol, with amino-acid sequence MTKKRIPTLFLGHGSPMNAVASNDFTEQLRSIGEELPKPRAILMISAHWETQGTWVTAMDKPKTIHDFYGFPKELYEIEYPAPGSQELAREIVDLIGESIKLDNENWGLDHGTWSLLKFMYPKADIPVVQLSLDMRKPPQYHFDLGKKLSVLREKGVLIIGSGNIVHNLRAISWSQDAQVSNWAKEYDELIKEKIIEKDFDYLINKFQKTDIGKMSVPSIEHYLPLLYIIGASSNDDQLKFDFEGIQNASISMRSFSYR; translated from the coding sequence ATGACTAAAAAGAGAATACCAACACTATTTTTAGGACATGGCTCTCCTATGAATGCTGTTGCAAGTAATGACTTTACTGAGCAGCTTAGAAGCATAGGAGAGGAACTTCCGAAACCAAGAGCAATACTCATGATATCTGCGCATTGGGAAACTCAAGGTACTTGGGTCACGGCGATGGATAAACCAAAAACAATTCATGATTTCTACGGTTTTCCAAAAGAATTATATGAGATCGAATATCCTGCACCTGGCTCTCAAGAACTTGCCAGAGAAATAGTTGATCTTATTGGTGAAAGTATCAAGCTTGATAATGAAAATTGGGGCCTTGATCATGGCACATGGTCATTATTGAAATTTATGTACCCTAAGGCGGATATTCCAGTTGTTCAGTTGAGTCTGGATATGAGAAAGCCACCTCAGTATCATTTTGATTTAGGTAAGAAGCTTAGCGTTTTAAGAGAAAAAGGTGTTCTGATCATAGGAAGTGGAAATATTGTTCATAACTTAAGAGCAATAAGCTGGAGTCAAGACGCCCAAGTTTCAAATTGGGCAAAAGAATATGATGAGCTTATTAAAGAAAAAATTATTGAAAAAGATTTTGATTATTTAATAAACAAATTTCAAAAAACAGACATTGGTAAAATGAGTGTACCTTCGATTGAACACTACTTACCGCTCTTATATATCATCGGAGCATCAAGTAATGATGATCAGTTGAAATTTGATTTTGAAGGGATTCAAAACGCTTCCATTTCGATGAGAAGCTTTAGCTATAGATAA